Proteins encoded in a region of the Methylosinus trichosporium OB3b genome:
- a CDS encoding M24 family metallopeptidase yields MSSTIPTYSVAERDRRWGLANRLMEERGLDALIVYGDREGAYPAFYAPDAWFTNERPGSIVIFPKGEEPIVVVFISTVIEDHIQAGYTGHRSWISPENMYVGKMGTNVVEIIEDRGLDSCTFGIVGLEPYPPYFFDGVIPYNTWKAILDDLPKARFEPVGADFLNRIAAKSDEEIAVLKWSAEIGEKMCEAMRAAARPGAGEHEIYAVALDTAARNVGYTGQILLGSGPEFVGWGPPAWLYRPEAPPIIQEGDVVLSEVFASFGLLETQHQPAIGVGNIHSDFEDAAALARASYEAGVKALKAGAVFGDVVEAMRAPIREAACWQVHPLVHSLTPYTMIGAGEHVVDLPEVARYGKVLPLPTMGVDRVLESGMVFALEPNCGIGRRMVNLGGTVLVGESGGIELNSNSTRLMRA; encoded by the coding sequence ATGTCTAGCACCATCCCGACTTATTCGGTTGCCGAACGTGATCGACGCTGGGGGCTGGCGAACCGGCTCATGGAAGAACGTGGCCTCGACGCGCTCATCGTCTACGGCGACCGGGAAGGAGCTTACCCGGCGTTTTACGCGCCCGATGCTTGGTTCACCAACGAGCGGCCGGGTTCGATCGTCATCTTCCCAAAGGGCGAGGAGCCGATCGTCGTCGTCTTCATCTCCACGGTCATCGAAGACCACATTCAGGCCGGCTACACCGGTCACCGGAGCTGGATCAGTCCGGAGAACATGTATGTCGGCAAGATGGGGACCAACGTCGTCGAGATCATCGAAGATCGCGGCCTCGACAGCTGCACTTTCGGCATCGTCGGGCTCGAACCCTACCCGCCCTATTTTTTCGACGGCGTCATTCCCTACAACACCTGGAAGGCGATCCTCGACGACCTGCCGAAGGCCCGCTTCGAGCCGGTCGGCGCCGACTTCTTGAACCGCATCGCCGCCAAGAGCGACGAGGAGATCGCTGTTCTGAAATGGTCGGCGGAGATCGGCGAGAAAATGTGCGAGGCGATGCGCGCTGCCGCCCGTCCCGGCGCCGGCGAGCACGAGATCTACGCCGTCGCCCTCGATACCGCCGCACGCAATGTCGGCTACACCGGCCAAATCCTGCTCGGCTCGGGTCCGGAGTTCGTCGGCTGGGGGCCGCCGGCTTGGCTCTATCGGCCCGAGGCGCCGCCTATCATTCAGGAGGGCGATGTCGTTCTTTCCGAGGTGTTCGCGTCCTTCGGTTTGCTGGAAACCCAGCACCAGCCCGCGATCGGCGTCGGCAATATTCATTCGGACTTCGAAGATGCGGCGGCGCTTGCGCGCGCTTCTTACGAGGCTGGCGTCAAGGCCCTCAAGGCCGGCGCCGTGTTCGGCGACGTCGTTGAGGCGATGCGCGCCCCGATACGCGAAGCCGCCTGCTGGCAAGTGCACCCGCTCGTCCACTCACTGACGCCTTACACCATGATCGGCGCTGGCGAGCATGTCGTCGACTTGCCGGAAGTGGCCCGCTACGGCAAGGTGCTGCCGCTCCCGACCATGGGCGTCGACCGCGTGCTCGAATCCGGCATGGTGTTCGCGCTCGAACCCAACTGCGGCATCGGCAGGCGAATGGTCAATCTCGGCGGCACCGTGCTGGTCGGCGAGAGCGGCGGTATCGAGCTCAACAGCAACTCGACGCGGCTGATGCGCGCATAG
- a CDS encoding TetR/AcrR family transcriptional regulator translates to MEPPSEPIDKPRRRRKEARPQEIIAAGLAEFAERGFAATRLEDVAARAGVVKGTIYRYFDSKETLFEAALSSGVGPAFESLPDIVADHDGSTFDLLRLLVVRLYETLFLPEVELLARIIISEGHRFPAVAELYHRILIGKGRDILRRIIERGLARGELSPSPLSATPEVLIGPVVMAIVWNTTFDRLDPIEPKRFLEAHLDLLEKALGRNG, encoded by the coding sequence GTGGAGCCTCCATCTGAACCGATCGACAAACCGAGACGGCGCCGCAAGGAGGCGCGGCCGCAGGAGATCATTGCCGCAGGGCTGGCGGAATTCGCCGAACGCGGTTTCGCGGCGACCCGGCTCGAGGATGTCGCCGCTCGCGCCGGCGTCGTCAAAGGGACGATTTACCGCTATTTCGATAGCAAGGAGACGCTCTTCGAGGCGGCTCTGTCATCGGGCGTCGGCCCTGCTTTCGAATCGCTGCCGGACATCGTCGCTGACCACGACGGCTCGACTTTCGACCTTCTCCGCCTATTGGTCGTCCGACTCTATGAAACCTTGTTCCTCCCAGAGGTCGAACTCCTCGCCCGGATCATCATCAGCGAAGGACATCGTTTCCCCGCTGTCGCCGAGCTCTACCACCGGATTCTGATCGGCAAAGGCCGCGATATTCTTCGTCGGATCATCGAGCGCGGTCTGGCGCGCGGTGAGTTGTCGCCGTCGCCGCTCAGCGCGACGCCTGAAGTGCTGATTGGCCCCGTGGTCATGGCCATCGTCTGGAACACGACTTTCGACCGCCTCGATCCGATCGAGCCAAAGCGATTTCTGGAAGCGCATCTCGATCTTCTCGAAAAAGCGCTTGGGCGCAATGGCTGA
- a CDS encoding site-specific integrase has product MPIKLTKRAVDGLAARERAFIEFDADIAGFGVRVMPSGVKSFVVEYRPHGGGRSVAKRRVTLGKTTQLTPEQARRAAADMLAQVRLGADPAAEKASHREALTVAGLIEAFEAEHVAGKLKDSTGRSYRAGLDALKGAHGSLKAEALTRGQVAALHAKMRATRYAANRALATWSKMFAWGMKRGLVPKGDNPAREIDRYKEDKRERFLTSEELARLGDALREGETSGLVYEVDESKPKAKHAPKLENRRVKLDPLAAGAIRLLILTGARLREILDAQWSQVDSERGILFLSDSKTGRKSIYLSAAAQAVLANLPKIEGNPHVIAGAKDGEPRADLKKPWSAVKRAAGLEGVRLHDLRHSFASVGAGASLGLPIIGKLLGHTQAATTARYAHLDADPLRRAVDTIGATIAAAMDGGKPGGEVVPFTKKRDVT; this is encoded by the coding sequence ATGCCGATCAAGCTGACGAAACGAGCTGTCGACGGCCTCGCCGCGAGGGAGCGGGCATTCATCGAATTCGACGCCGACATCGCCGGCTTCGGCGTTCGCGTCATGCCGAGCGGCGTCAAATCTTTCGTGGTCGAGTATCGCCCGCACGGCGGCGGGCGCAGCGTCGCCAAGCGGCGGGTCACCCTCGGCAAGACGACGCAATTGACGCCGGAGCAAGCTCGCCGGGCGGCGGCTGACATGCTGGCGCAGGTGCGGCTCGGCGCTGATCCTGCCGCCGAAAAGGCGAGCCATCGGGAAGCGCTCACGGTCGCGGGCCTGATAGAGGCGTTCGAGGCCGAGCACGTCGCCGGCAAGCTGAAGGACTCGACGGGCCGATCCTATCGCGCCGGGCTGGACGCTCTGAAGGGTGCGCATGGCTCGCTGAAGGCCGAAGCGCTCACGCGCGGACAGGTCGCGGCCCTGCACGCAAAGATGCGCGCGACGCGCTATGCGGCCAATCGGGCGCTCGCCACATGGTCGAAGATGTTCGCTTGGGGAATGAAGCGCGGCCTCGTTCCGAAGGGCGATAATCCGGCGCGGGAAATCGACCGCTACAAAGAGGATAAGCGCGAGCGTTTCCTCACATCCGAGGAACTGGCGCGGCTCGGCGACGCTCTGCGGGAGGGCGAGACGAGCGGCCTCGTCTATGAGGTCGACGAATCGAAGCCGAAAGCCAAACATGCGCCGAAGCTGGAGAATCGGCGCGTCAAGCTCGACCCCTTAGCGGCCGGCGCAATCCGGCTCCTGATCCTCACGGGCGCGAGGCTGCGGGAAATCCTCGATGCGCAATGGTCGCAAGTCGACAGCGAGCGCGGCATTCTATTCCTGTCGGACAGCAAGACGGGCCGCAAGTCGATCTATCTGAGCGCCGCTGCGCAAGCCGTGCTGGCGAACCTGCCGAAGATCGAAGGCAACCCGCACGTCATCGCCGGCGCCAAGGATGGCGAGCCGCGCGCGGACCTCAAGAAGCCCTGGAGCGCGGTGAAGCGCGCGGCCGGCCTCGAGGGGGTGCGGCTTCACGACCTGCGGCATTCCTTCGCCAGCGTCGGCGCTGGCGCGTCGCTCGGCCTGCCGATCATCGGCAAGCTTCTCGGCCATACGCAGGCCGCGACGACGGCGCGCTACGCGCATCTCGACGCCGATCCGCTGCGAAGGGCCGTCGACACGATCGGCGCGACGATCGCCGCGGCAATGGACGGCGGGAAGCCGGGTGGCGAGGTTGTGCCGTTCACAAAGAAGCGCGATGTTACTTGA
- a CDS encoding helix-turn-helix domain-containing protein, producing the protein MHSEAVACGDGVARSSSHALLKTPEASAYLYSTYRISTPRTLVKLRCIGGGPAFRRIGRAVVYERDALDRWAQARLSRPMSSTSDTEAA; encoded by the coding sequence ATGCACAGCGAAGCTGTTGCGTGCGGGGATGGCGTCGCACGCTCCTCCTCCCACGCCCTTTTGAAGACGCCTGAAGCGTCGGCTTACCTCTACTCGACCTACCGGATTTCCACGCCGCGCACGCTCGTGAAGCTGCGCTGCATTGGCGGCGGGCCTGCATTTCGTCGGATCGGTCGCGCGGTCGTCTATGAGCGCGATGCGCTCGACCGCTGGGCGCAGGCTCGCCTCTCGCGGCCGATGTCGTCGACCTCCGACACGGAGGCCGCATAA
- a CDS encoding DUF3987 domain-containing protein, with the protein MPVPSDAPPAPATHSSLGRPSGRWGYRDANGDLLFEQLRFDPAGKGKVFQPLTLWRTPRGALEWRWKGVPEPRPLYGGDRLAARPDAPVIVCEGEKSADAAGRLLPDYVAVTSMNGADNAGKADWSALRGRRVVIWPDADEKGARYADAVAALSLAAGATSVAIVDLPEASPKGADAADFEELGGAPDAAAEFIADATLYTPPERGEAKASADTKPEEARASAWPEMKPLGSSLPPVSPLAPELLPEAIRDYVFDVADRQQAPPDFGAIAALCGLASIVGNIARIRPKQYDDWEVVPTLWGAIVGRPSAMKSPMMRAALAPAYALQDALRKEWETAQRAADIEGALSSLDAKEAGKRAAKALKGGDREEARRVLAEHARDGEDEAPCPRLIVNDATVEKLGELMNENPRGLLLIRDELHGFLARMEAEEYQSERAFYLEAFNGDSQFTYDRIGRGTIHIENCTLSIIGGIQPSRISPLVKGAMTGERDDGLIQRLQLAVWPDDIGSWAWSDRSPDALARKRFDDAFRDLHEMAKELTEPAVFNFSPEAQNMFRQWVTEIQLEARAGKLPSVMESHLLKMPKTVASLALIFHLADNGRGAISAEATARALDFADYLRSHANRLYSAGAAAAENGAKLIVERRAQLPQPFTARHVHQKAWAGLADRDAVGTAIDLLIESGYCREVPVSTSTAGGRPTIAYAWNPALGTED; encoded by the coding sequence ATGCCTGTCCCGTCCGACGCTCCGCCGGCGCCAGCGACGCATTCGAGCCTTGGGAGGCCGAGCGGACGTTGGGGCTATCGCGACGCAAACGGCGATCTGCTATTCGAACAGTTGCGTTTCGATCCGGCCGGCAAGGGCAAGGTCTTTCAGCCCTTGACGCTCTGGCGCACGCCGCGCGGAGCGCTCGAATGGCGCTGGAAGGGCGTGCCGGAACCGCGCCCCCTCTATGGGGGGGACAGGCTCGCCGCGCGTCCAGATGCGCCCGTCATCGTGTGTGAGGGCGAGAAGAGCGCCGACGCGGCCGGCCGTCTGCTGCCGGACTATGTGGCGGTGACGAGCATGAACGGCGCGGATAACGCCGGCAAGGCCGATTGGAGCGCGCTACGCGGCCGGCGCGTGGTCATATGGCCGGACGCAGACGAGAAGGGCGCGCGATACGCCGATGCGGTCGCCGCTCTCTCCCTCGCGGCCGGCGCGACAAGCGTCGCAATTGTCGATCTCCCCGAGGCCTCGCCGAAAGGCGCGGACGCCGCCGATTTCGAGGAGCTTGGCGGCGCGCCGGATGCTGCGGCGGAGTTCATCGCCGACGCGACGCTCTACACGCCGCCGGAGAGGGGCGAGGCGAAGGCGAGCGCCGACACGAAACCGGAAGAAGCGCGGGCGAGCGCCTGGCCTGAGATGAAGCCTCTCGGATCGTCACTCCCGCCCGTCTCGCCGCTCGCGCCGGAGCTGTTGCCGGAGGCGATCCGAGACTACGTGTTCGATGTCGCTGATCGCCAGCAAGCGCCGCCCGACTTCGGCGCCATCGCGGCGCTGTGCGGCCTCGCTTCGATCGTCGGCAACATCGCGCGCATCCGACCGAAGCAATATGACGATTGGGAGGTTGTTCCGACCCTATGGGGCGCGATCGTCGGGAGGCCGAGCGCGATGAAGTCTCCTATGATGCGCGCGGCGCTCGCGCCGGCATATGCGTTGCAGGATGCGCTACGCAAGGAATGGGAGACAGCGCAGCGCGCTGCCGATATCGAAGGCGCATTGTCGAGCCTCGACGCGAAGGAAGCCGGCAAGCGTGCGGCGAAGGCGCTGAAGGGCGGCGACCGCGAAGAAGCGAGACGCGTTCTCGCCGAACATGCCAGAGACGGCGAAGATGAAGCACCTTGCCCCCGCTTGATCGTCAATGATGCGACGGTCGAAAAGCTCGGCGAGCTAATGAACGAAAATCCGCGCGGCCTATTGCTGATCCGCGACGAATTGCACGGCTTCCTCGCGCGAATGGAGGCCGAGGAATACCAGTCCGAGCGCGCTTTCTATCTCGAAGCGTTCAACGGCGACAGCCAATTCACCTACGATCGAATTGGCCGAGGGACAATCCACATAGAAAATTGCACGCTGTCCATTATCGGCGGCATTCAACCGTCGCGCATTTCCCCGCTCGTCAAAGGCGCTATGACGGGCGAGCGCGATGACGGCTTGATCCAAAGGCTTCAGCTTGCGGTTTGGCCCGACGATATCGGCTCTTGGGCTTGGTCGGATCGCAGCCCGGACGCTTTGGCGCGCAAGCGCTTCGATGATGCGTTCCGCGATCTTCACGAGATGGCGAAGGAGTTGACCGAGCCGGCCGTCTTCAACTTCTCGCCCGAGGCGCAGAATATGTTCCGTCAATGGGTGACGGAAATTCAACTCGAGGCCCGCGCCGGGAAGCTGCCTTCGGTTATGGAGAGCCATCTGCTCAAAATGCCGAAGACGGTCGCGTCCCTGGCGCTGATCTTCCACCTCGCGGACAACGGGCGGGGCGCGATCAGCGCCGAGGCGACGGCCCGAGCGCTCGACTTCGCCGACTATCTGCGCAGCCATGCGAACCGGCTCTATTCCGCCGGAGCCGCTGCGGCGGAGAACGGCGCAAAGCTGATCGTCGAGCGGCGGGCGCAGTTGCCGCAGCCGTTCACAGCGCGTCACGTCCATCAAAAAGCATGGGCGGGTCTTGCCGATCGCGACGCAGTGGGAACTGCGATCGACCTGTTGATCGAGAGCGGATATTGCCGTGAAGTTCCCGTTTCGACTTCCACAGCCGGCGGCCGTCCGACCATCGCATATGCGTGGAATCCCGCTCTCGGGACGGAGGATTGA
- a CDS encoding DUF5681 domain-containing protein: MSTDNSDKKQGGGRFQKGQSGNPRGKPKGARHRATILAEALLDGEAEKLTRKAIELALDGDGVALRLCLERIAPPRKDRPVGFPLPNIERPADAVAASAAILAAVAQGDLTPDEAERVLRLLAEHVKIVETTELEERLKRLEERTGL, translated from the coding sequence ATGAGCACTGATAATTCAGACAAAAAGCAGGGCGGCGGCCGATTTCAGAAAGGCCAGTCCGGCAACCCTCGCGGCAAGCCCAAGGGCGCGCGCCATCGCGCGACGATCCTCGCCGAGGCGTTGCTCGACGGCGAAGCCGAGAAGCTGACGCGGAAGGCGATCGAGCTGGCACTCGACGGCGACGGCGTGGCGTTGCGCTTGTGCTTGGAACGCATCGCTCCGCCTCGCAAAGATCGCCCGGTAGGATTTCCGCTGCCGAACATCGAGCGCCCGGCCGATGCGGTCGCAGCAAGCGCCGCCATCCTCGCGGCCGTCGCGCAAGGCGATCTCACGCCCGACGAAGCTGAGCGCGTGCTTCGGCTGCTCGCCGAACACGTCAAGATCGTCGAGACGACGGAGCTTGAAGAGCGGCTGAAGCGCCTCGAGGAAAGGACCGGACTATGA